The genomic stretch CCTTTTGAGCTTCTGGGAGTCCTGAGCAATCAGACCATCCACGTCGTATCGTTCGTCATCAGTTTCGCGATCCTCGCCTTTCTGACCATCATCCTCGGGGAGCTGGGTCCGAAGTATGTGGCGATCCAGCATCCCGAAGGGACCGCGCTCGTCGTTTCCCTGCCGCTGCAACTCTTCTACCGCGTGTTCGAGCCGTTTATCTGGGTTCTGAACCGCACCTCGATGTTCCTTCTGGGGTACGTCGGCATCACGCCCTCCCACGTCAACCGGATGGTTCATTCGCCGGAAGAGCTGGAGGTGATCTTCGCAGAGGGGGCCAAGAGCGGTTATTTCAACAAGACCGAACAGGAGTTGATCTCGAGCATCTTTGAGTTTTCGACCACCACCGCCCGGGAGATCATGGTTCCCCGCATGGAGGTCATCGCGATCAACTATAATGTGTCGCGCGAAGGGCTCATCCGCATTGTGACGGAAGAGGGGTATTCCCGGATGCCGGTGTACAGGGATTCGATCGACAATATCGTCGGGGTCATTTATTCGAAAGACCTGATCAGCCTTCTCGAGCATCGGGACCTGATCGTACTCCAGGACATCATCCGGCCCCCTTATTTTGTTCCCGATGCGATCAAAATCAGCCAGCTCATGCGCAACATGCAGGAGCGCAAGACCCACATCGCAATCGTCGTCGACGAATTCGGCGGCACTCAGGGCGTCATCACCATGGAAGATATCCTCGAGGAAATTGTGGGGGAGATCCACGATGAGTATGACGAGGTCCTGAAGGACATCGAAACGTCGGCGGACGGGACAGCCCTGGTGAACGCCCGGATGACGATCGAGGTGTTCAATAAGAAATTCGGATCCGATATTCCGGAGGATTCCGAGTACGAAACGCTCAACGGTTTTCTCTCCAAGCTCACCGGGCGGTTGCCCGAATCGCAGGAGGAGATCCGGTTCCAGAACCTGCACTTCACCGTGATGAAACGGGGACAGAGACGGATCCGCCAGGTGAAAGTGAAGAAAATCGCCGAGGCCGCGACCGGACAATCGTGAGCCATGCCCGACCCGCAGGCGCTCTCCATCATCATTGTCACCTACGATGCGGCGTTGTTTCTGCCGGATTGTCTCGACTCGATTTCCCGCCGCCCCCCTCCGTTCGCGTTCGAAATTATCGTCGTCGATAACGCGTCGACGGATGACTCCGTCGCCCGGGCCCGTCTCCATGCTCCCGGCGCCGTCGTCGTCGAGAACGCCTCAAATACCGGTTATGCGGCGGCGAATAACGCCGGATATCGACGCGCAACGGGCGAATTCATCCTGCTGCTGAATCCCGACACCATCCTTCATGACGGCGCCCTCGAATCCATGGTCGGATTCCTCCGCGCGAACCCCGACGCCGGTGCGATCGGCCCGCGGATCCTGAACCCTGACGGGAGCTTGCAGCGCACGGGAGTCTCGGCGCCGTCTCTCTGGAACCAGCTTGCAGAGACGTTCTTCCTCGACAGGGCGTTCCCGCGCTCGCGGATCTTCGGACGCCACCGCCGCCTCTACGAAGACCCCGGCTCGCGCCATGATGTCGACTGCCTGCAGGGTTCCTGCCTTCTGGTACGCCGGGACGCGGTCGGGCCCTTTCTGTTGGATGAGGCCTACTTCCTCTATTTCGAAGAGACCGACCTCTGCGCGCGGCTGAGAGAGGAAGGGTGGAGGGTCGTCTACGTGCCCGACGCGACTGTCGTCCACATCGGCGGCAGCGGTTCGGCCCATTACGACGGCGTGCGCGTCGTGAGCTATCACCGGAGCTACCTGGTCTATCTCGGCAAACACTTCGGAAGCTCGAGGCAATTCCTGTTTCGCCTGCTCCTTATTGTTCGCGCCTTCATACGCATCGTGCTCCTCGGGGCCGGGGGACTCGCCGGCCGCGCAAACAGGAGTGAGTCGCTCGACCGGTGCGGGGGGTATATCAGAACGATCCCGCTTCTCGCAGGGCTGACCCGATGACCGGCGCGCCCTTCCTCTCGGTCGTGATTCCGACATTTAACCGAACAGAGTCGCTGATCGGATGTCTTGGCCGTCTGGCGGCTCAATCGTATCCCCGCAGCCGATTCGAGGTTGTCGTGGTGGACGACGGATCGACAGACGGCACGCAAGACGCGGTCGTGCGCTTTGCAGCCGAGTCGGGCTTGCCCGTCTCGTGCCTCCGGCAGGCACACTCGGGGCCCGCTGCGGCGCGGAATGCGGGGGCACGGAATACAAGAGGGGAAATTCTCGCCTTCACGGAGGATGACGTGGAACCGGACCGCCAGTGGCTCGAGCTCGCTGCGAACTATTTCCAGGGCCCTGCGACGGACGCACTCGAGGGGGATACCCGCCCGGCGGGTTCAGGGACGCTCCGGTCGTTCGAGAGGCCGGGGACGCGCGGTTACCTCCCCTGCAATTTGTTTGTCCGCCGGAATCTCTTCTTCGAAGTCGGGGGGTTTGATCCGGAGTACTGCGATCTCACGCTCGGTTTGTATTTTCGCGAGGACGCGGATTTCGGCTGCCGCCTGCTCGATCGGGGAAAGGAGACCCGGTTCGGACCGGACGTCGTCGTCACTCATCCGGAGCAGTTTACGACTGCAGGAGCGGTCCTCCGCCACGTCCGAAGGTACCTCTTCGATCCGCTTTTATACAAGAAGCATCCCGCTTTTTACCGGTCGTCCGTCGAAGTGAAGCATCTCGGTCCGATCGCGATTCACAGGCCCTTCCACTATCTCTGCTGGTTTTATGTTGCGGCTTTTATCGCTATATTGTTTGAAATTTCTATCCGTCACTATAGCACGTTGCCGTTCTTGCTCGTCATCATGCTCCTTCTCCACATGGGAATCAGGTTCCGGTACGAGCACAAGGCCATCCCGGCGTTGTGGAACATTCCGCGCTCCTTCGCCTTCGCGGTTCTCCCGTTCTACTACTTCGCATGGTTCATCCGGGGCTGCAGGAGGTTCAGGAGCTGGGGAGCTCTCGTGTAGGCGCCATGATGCGAAAACAGAATGCGATCCTGCTCTTCTCGAAACCCCCGCGGATTTCCCGCACCAATCTGGATGAACCGTATGCGAAACTTCCGTGGGACGACCTGGATGCGCTCTTTACCGGATTGCTGGGAGATCTCCTTGAACAGGCCTGCCGCCTGAAGGATGTCGACGTCCTCCTCTTCCGGAAAAAATCCGAATTGTCGGACGATTTTCTCCTCCCGTTCCAGAACCGCGTCAAGCGATTCGATGAGGCGCACGGCTCGTTCACCGAGAACGTTCAGCACGCGGTCGACCAGGCGTTCGCAGCGCACTATCACCGCATTGTGGTCCTCATCGACAACCATCCGCTCATCGACGCGCCGTTTCTCGCACGGATCGTTCAGCAGCTTGCCTACGAAGACGACTGCGTGGTGGTCGCTCCCTCGCTCGAGGGGACATGTTTCCTCGTCGGGATGAAGGCGAATCACGGGTCGATCTTCGACAGGACCGATCACGACCCGCTCGCGAAGCCGTATTTGCTTCTCAAGAGACTCTGCCGGCTCGAGGCGATGCTTTTTCTCACCGAACCGACCTATTCGCTCGACTCGGGCTCCGGTCTTGCCCGGCTGAAGAGCCAGCTCGACGCGGCGGACGGCTCTTCTCCCGACTTTCCGCGGCGGACCTACGAGATGTTCAGGACCTTCGATAAGAAATACCCGCCGAAGAAAGCGACCCGATGAGCGGGCCCGCGCGGTGAAGATCGGAATTTTCGGGGGAACGTTTAATCCCCCTCACGTCGGACATCTGATCGTCATCGAGAGCGTGCAGGACCAGGAGCGTTTCGACACGGTGCTGTTTGTGCCTTCGGCGAGCCCCCCGAACAAGCAGGCGGGAGTTCAGGACGGGACACTTGCCCCGGCGGCAGACCGGCTCAAGATGGTGCAGCTTGCCACCCATGGAAACCCGAAGTTTGAGGTGAGCGATCTCGAGGTCCGGAGGGCGGGACCTTCATTCACGATCGATACCGTGGACGCCCTCGCGGCGCTCTATCCGGACGCCTCGCTCTCGCTCATCATCGGCTCGGACAACCTCCTCGAATTCCATACCTGGAAGTCACCGAAGGAGATCACCGCGAAGGCCGGACTGGTGGTCATGAGCCGGCCCGGCTTCGATCTTCGCCAGGCGTCTCCCGAATTTTCCCGTCTCGCAAAAGTCATGAACGTTCCCCAGGTCGGGATCTCCGGAACCGATATTCGCCGGCGGGTGAAACTGGGACGCTCCATCCGCTACCTCGTCCCGAAGAGTGTGGAGGACTTCATCCGCCACGCGAACCTCTACCGGTGAATTCGGCCGCCTGATTGTTTTTCCCTCGTTCCCACGCTCTGCGTGGGAACGCGAGTCGGCAGAAGGCGCTCAGACCGGTCCGCATTTGGTAGCCGCAACCTTTAGGTTGCGGGCTTTGCCTTGGTAGGGGCGACCTTCAGGTTTGTCCTCGTTCCCACGCTCTGCGTGGGAACGCGATCCGCGGCGCTCTGCGCCGCAACTAATCCGGGCCTCAGAGGCGGGATCGACGCTCTACCGATTCGGCATTGGTAGGCGCGACCTTCAGGTCGCGCGCTTTGTCTTGCGTAGCCGCAACCTTCAGGTCGCGGGCTTTGCTCCAAACCGAATAATTATTATCTTTCACCTGAGCCTATGCCCAATCCATCGTTTGTTTCCAGAATATACCGGATGCTGTCCTACTGCGTCTGCGTATTCCTCCTTCTCTCCCTGCTTTCGCCCCTTGAGGCGGACGCTGCTGCAAAACACGCTTTGCGCCAGAAACATCTCCCCCTCGACCGTCTCGGGTCCGTCTCGATGAAGACGCCCGAAAACAGCCTCTACCTGCCCGGCCGTGTGATTGTCAAACTCGCACCCTCGGCGGGCGCGGCAAAAGGTGCGCGCTCCTTCGGGATCTCGGAGCTCGACGCGTATGCGGGCAAGTATTCCGTCGTGAGTATCTCACAGGTGTTCCCCGACGCGCCCGGATTCCGGAAGGGGAATGTCGATCTGACCAGGTTCTATGTCCTTAAATACTCTTCCCCCGTCGACGCGTTTGTGGCGGCCGCGGAGCTCTCGGCCCTCGCAGATGTCGATTATGCGGAGCCGTGGTTCATTTACAGGACAAACGATGTTCAGGCGTTTACTCCGAACGACTCGCTCTATGCCTTACAGTGGGCGCTGACCCGGATCAGGGCAGACAGCGCCTGGGGGGTCAGCCAGGGAGATACCTCGGTGGTGATCGGCATCGTTGACACGGGAGTAGAATGGGACCATCCCGATCTGGCGGGAAATATCTGGTACAATCCGGGTGAGACGGGATTGGACGGCCTGGGGAATGACAAGCGTTTCAATGGGATCGACGACGACGGGGACGGAAAAATCGACGATTGGCGCGGCTGGGATTTCGGCGGAGCCGACTTTAACAACCCTGTCGAAGACAACGATCCCTCACCGACCGGCGACAATATCGCGCACGGCACCCATGTCTCGGGGCTCGCGTCGGGCGTCACCAATAACCACACCGGGATAGCGGGTGTCGGCTTTCGCTGCCGCATCCTGCCGGTCAAGGCCTCCGCAGACAACGACACTCGCGCCAGCGGTTTCGCCTATATCATCGCGGGATTTCAGGGTATCATGTACGCCGCCCGGATGGGGGCCAACGTGATCAGCCTCAGCTGGGGAGGCCCCGGTGCTTCCCAGTTCGAACAGGATGTGGTGAATTTTGCCACCGAACAGGGGTCTCTGATCGTGGCGGCGGCCGGCAACGGCGGCTCGTCCGAACCGAGCTACCCTGCCGGTTATGAACACGTACTCTCCGTGGCCGCGACAAACGGAAGTGATGTGAAAGAATCCTACTCGAATTACGGTTCCACGATCGATGTCTGCGCACCGGGCGGTGATTTTAACGGGGTGAACACCACGATCCTCAGCACCTACTTCCCGTCCACCTACGCCGGTCTTGCCGGCACGTCTCAGGCCACGCCGCAGGTCAGCGGTGTGGCGGCGCTCGTGAAGGCGAATTTTCCCGCGTACAATCCGCTGCAGGTCGGAGAACAGGTGAGGGTGACCTGCGACGATATCACATCCCTGAATCCGGGCTTCGTCAACGGCCTGGGGAAGGGGCGCGTGAATGCCTATCGCGCGCTCACGGTCTCCTCTCCCGCGCTTCGAATGACGTCGATGGCGCTGCTCGATTCCGCGGGCGGGAACAACAACGGCGTTGCCGAACCGAATGAAACGGTTTCGATCGTCACTTCGATCACAAACTATCTTCAGCCGACAAGCGCAGGCGCCGTGATCACTCTGAGCACGACCGACGCCAATGTCCAGATCCTCAATGCCCAGTACGCCGTGGGAAGCGTCGCGATGATGGACACGGTGACGAACGCAGGCGCGCCGTTCCTCCTGCATGTGGCCGCGACCGTCCCGCAGACGCACCCGGTAACCCTGAAGCTGACGATGGCCGACGGGAGTTATACTGACTTTCAGTTCTTCCAGGTGGTGCTCAATCCGTCGTACGCCACGCACGACATCAACAACGTCGTCACCACACTTTCCAACCGGGGGAACATAGGGTTCAATGATTTTGACGCCAACACGCAGGGAGTGGGGTTTGTGTACGGCGCCGATAACCAGCTCTTTGAAGGAGGGCTCCTGATCGGGGTCTCCCCGACGAAGCTGGTCGATGTCGTCAGGAATCAGGGAGGATTGGAAGACCGCGACTTCGCGGCTCCCGGGGCGTACTCGTTCAAGACACCCGGAGTGGTATCGGATCAGGATGGCGGGACCGTCTTCGCGGATTCCGTCGCGCCGCTCTCGAACCGGGTCGGCGTCCGTGTGAAGATGTCCTCGTACGCGTACAACACCGATCCGGACAAGGATTACGTCATCGTGCGCTACGATATCAGGAATACTTCGGGCAATACTCTCTCCAATCTTTACGCGGGACTCTTTTTTGACTGGGACGTGCACGACCCGGGCGACCTCGACGGTTCGTTCTACGCCCACAACCGGACATCGTACGACGCGCTCCGGAGCCTGGGATATGCCTGGTATGATACCACAGGGCCGACGGTATACTGCGGCGCTCAGGCCCTGGACGGGGCCGGCGGGTACATCGGGTTGGTACGGGATTCGGTGACGGGGACGCGCGCGGAGAAGTGGTCATGGTTGAGCGGGGGTGTGCGATTGACGAACCAGGTGAACGACATCCATTTTGTGATCTCTTCCGGCCCGTACACGATCGGGAGCGGCGGTGTCCAGACGGTTGGATTCGCGCTTCTCGGGGGTGTCGGTCTGCCCGCGCTTCAGGCGCACGCAGACGCCGCGTTGCAGAAGTGGGTTTATATCAAGTCTCTGCAGGGGGCCAGGCCGAAGCTTGCCATCGCTGTCCACCAGAATCCGCTCCTCTCCCGGTTTGGCGATATTTACGTCACATCCGATGTACCGCTTTCCGGACCTCCCGGGCTGGTCGTGAGCGGCGGGACACCTCCTCCCGATACAGTACTCCTCACGCTCTCATCTCAGAACGTATACAAGGGCCCGTACCAATTCAGGGCGAGTGGAACATTCTCTATCACCGCATCCGCTGCGGGGATCGACGGGCTGGATACGGTCGCGACAAGGGCATTCAGCGTGCTTTTACTGAAGAGGGGGGTTGCGGGTTCAGTCGCCGATCCCGGCGGAAACGCACTCCTCGACATTCCCGCGGGCGCGCTTGACGAGGACACCTACTTTACCGTCATTCCCGACGAGGGGAAGAGCCAGGGGGCGGCCCTCATCGGAAGCGTGTATAATTTTGGGCCGGGGAGAAATTTTTCAACCCCTCTGAGTCTGACGCTCAAGTACCCGCGCACCGCGGTAAAACCCGGGAACGAGCGGTACCTCCACATCTATCGCGAAAGCGCAGGAGAGTGGACACCTTTGCCGGGCCGGATCGATCCCGGGAAGGCGACCGTCACGGCAACAGTGGGCTCGCTCGGGAGATTCGCGCTGGGATACGATGAACATGCGCCCCTGGAGGGAATTCCCTCGTCCTACATGCTTGCCCAGAACTATCCCAACCCGTTTAACCCTCAGACAACGATACGATTCGGGTTGCCTGAAGCGGGTGCTGTCCGGCTCCGGGTGTTCGACCCGGTCGGAAGAGAGGTGAACCGTCTCGTTGATGAAGAGCGGGAGGCGGGATTCTTCGAGATTGTCTGGGACGGCGCCGGCGCCGGCGGGCGGCCTGTCGCAAGCGGGATTTACTTCTATTCGCTCGAGGTGTTTCAGTCGGGAGTGTTGAAGTTCTCAAAGACCGAAAAAATGGCTATTATCAGATAAGGAGATCGACCGTGAAGAAAAGCATTCTCGTCATCTGCTTCGTGGCAGGACAACTCTTCTGGGCATGTTCAAGCGGGGGAGATAATCCACCGGAGAAAACTCCCGAGCAGCTTCTCGCCGATGGCTGGAAGGCCTACTCGAGCCGGCAATACCAACTCGCGCTTACGGATTTCAACTCCGCCGCCCAGGGAAACCCGGCTCTCGCGGATGCCTTTAACGGCGCCGGCTGGGCAAACGCAAAACTCAACTCACTCACCGCGTCGGTGGTCGACTTTATGGACGGGTTGGGGAAGTCGCCGGGGAATGTTCAGATGAAGGCGGGACTCTCGTTCGTGTTCAACGCGCAGAAGCTGTACGATTCTTCCATCACGAGAGCCGGAGAAGCGCTCGTTGCCGACGCGAACTGGGTCTTCCCGCGCGACACATCGGTCAATCAGTTCGACCTGCATCTCCTTCTGGCGGAAGATTATTTTGCTCGGACCCCTCCCGATTACAATGCGAGCCTCGCGCAGGTGGTAGGGTATTTAAACCCGTCGTTTAACGCCGTTGTCTCGACGATCGCAGGACAAACGGCTCTCGCCGCCGAAATAGAACGGCTCGGCACGATCTACTAAATGTCATCCTGAGGGAGCGAAGCGACCGAAGGATCTCCGGCATCAATAGCCGGATCCCTATCCACTTCGCTACCCACATCGGTAGCCGCAAGCTTTAGCTTGCGGTATCCGCAGCCGTCAGGCTGCGGATGAGCGGGCTCGCCGCACGAAGGCCGCGGCTACCCAGATTTAATCCCGATGTCAGGCAACATTTCTGCCGCCTCACATGCTCCGTTTATCTGGATGCTGCCTGCATGATGATGGCTCCTATCAGGAAACCTATCCAGAACGTAAACCCGAGGATGACCCAGACGCTCAAGCGCATTTTGATAGTTGAGCGGAGCGTTCGTTTGGAAGGGTCTTGATCGACCCTCAGTTCTTGAGTGTTCATGAAGAGAAGGAGATGAGGTTAGTGATCGATGATCACCTCCAATCTAACTATACGGATTCAAGTCGCGTGTGTTCCTCATCAGACGAATCCGGCCTCCATTTCATGATTTACCCGCTTTGATGTGACAGAAGTCACCGAAGTACCCTCTCGGGAATTGCAACTCCCCTGGTTTATAGGTATATATTGGCAGCGGATGGCAGTCGTCTCCGCACGTGGGGCCGGGATTTTTTGAGGGTGAGGCATGGAAATCGTACAAATATTCTACTGGTTTGCGGGTGCTGTGGCTGCTCTATTGCTGC from Bacteroidota bacterium encodes the following:
- a CDS encoding hemolysin family protein; this encodes MLSQVIGDIVFILALILANGFFVAAEFAIVKVRASQMEYRVKSGHQRAILAKHIVEHLDSYLSATQLGITLTSLVLGWLGEPLLADLLKGPFELLGVLSNQTIHVVSFVISFAILAFLTIILGELGPKYVAIQHPEGTALVVSLPLQLFYRVFEPFIWVLNRTSMFLLGYVGITPSHVNRMVHSPEELEVIFAEGAKSGYFNKTEQELISSIFEFSTTTAREIMVPRMEVIAINYNVSREGLIRIVTEEGYSRMPVYRDSIDNIVGVIYSKDLISLLEHRDLIVLQDIIRPPYFVPDAIKISQLMRNMQERKTHIAIVVDEFGGTQGVITMEDILEEIVGEIHDEYDEVLKDIETSADGTALVNARMTIEVFNKKFGSDIPEDSEYETLNGFLSKLTGRLPESQEEIRFQNLHFTVMKRGQRRIRQVKVKKIAEAATGQS
- a CDS encoding glycosyltransferase family 2 protein, coding for MPDPQALSIIIVTYDAALFLPDCLDSISRRPPPFAFEIIVVDNASTDDSVARARLHAPGAVVVENASNTGYAAANNAGYRRATGEFILLLNPDTILHDGALESMVGFLRANPDAGAIGPRILNPDGSLQRTGVSAPSLWNQLAETFFLDRAFPRSRIFGRHRRLYEDPGSRHDVDCLQGSCLLVRRDAVGPFLLDEAYFLYFEETDLCARLREEGWRVVYVPDATVVHIGGSGSAHYDGVRVVSYHRSYLVYLGKHFGSSRQFLFRLLLIVRAFIRIVLLGAGGLAGRANRSESLDRCGGYIRTIPLLAGLTR
- a CDS encoding glycosyltransferase, yielding MTGAPFLSVVIPTFNRTESLIGCLGRLAAQSYPRSRFEVVVVDDGSTDGTQDAVVRFAAESGLPVSCLRQAHSGPAAARNAGARNTRGEILAFTEDDVEPDRQWLELAANYFQGPATDALEGDTRPAGSGTLRSFERPGTRGYLPCNLFVRRNLFFEVGGFDPEYCDLTLGLYFREDADFGCRLLDRGKETRFGPDVVVTHPEQFTTAGAVLRHVRRYLFDPLLYKKHPAFYRSSVEVKHLGPIAIHRPFHYLCWFYVAAFIAILFEISIRHYSTLPFLLVIMLLLHMGIRFRYEHKAIPALWNIPRSFAFAVLPFYYFAWFIRGCRRFRSWGALV
- a CDS encoding DUF2064 domain-containing protein; its protein translation is MRKQNAILLFSKPPRISRTNLDEPYAKLPWDDLDALFTGLLGDLLEQACRLKDVDVLLFRKKSELSDDFLLPFQNRVKRFDEAHGSFTENVQHAVDQAFAAHYHRIVVLIDNHPLIDAPFLARIVQQLAYEDDCVVVAPSLEGTCFLVGMKANHGSIFDRTDHDPLAKPYLLLKRLCRLEAMLFLTEPTYSLDSGSGLARLKSQLDAADGSSPDFPRRTYEMFRTFDKKYPPKKATR
- the nadD gene encoding nicotinate-nucleotide adenylyltransferase — encoded protein: MKIGIFGGTFNPPHVGHLIVIESVQDQERFDTVLFVPSASPPNKQAGVQDGTLAPAADRLKMVQLATHGNPKFEVSDLEVRRAGPSFTIDTVDALAALYPDASLSLIIGSDNLLEFHTWKSPKEITAKAGLVVMSRPGFDLRQASPEFSRLAKVMNVPQVGISGTDIRRRVKLGRSIRYLVPKSVEDFIRHANLYR
- a CDS encoding S8 family serine peptidase; this translates as MLSYCVCVFLLLSLLSPLEADAAAKHALRQKHLPLDRLGSVSMKTPENSLYLPGRVIVKLAPSAGAAKGARSFGISELDAYAGKYSVVSISQVFPDAPGFRKGNVDLTRFYVLKYSSPVDAFVAAAELSALADVDYAEPWFIYRTNDVQAFTPNDSLYALQWALTRIRADSAWGVSQGDTSVVIGIVDTGVEWDHPDLAGNIWYNPGETGLDGLGNDKRFNGIDDDGDGKIDDWRGWDFGGADFNNPVEDNDPSPTGDNIAHGTHVSGLASGVTNNHTGIAGVGFRCRILPVKASADNDTRASGFAYIIAGFQGIMYAARMGANVISLSWGGPGASQFEQDVVNFATEQGSLIVAAAGNGGSSEPSYPAGYEHVLSVAATNGSDVKESYSNYGSTIDVCAPGGDFNGVNTTILSTYFPSTYAGLAGTSQATPQVSGVAALVKANFPAYNPLQVGEQVRVTCDDITSLNPGFVNGLGKGRVNAYRALTVSSPALRMTSMALLDSAGGNNNGVAEPNETVSIVTSITNYLQPTSAGAVITLSTTDANVQILNAQYAVGSVAMMDTVTNAGAPFLLHVAATVPQTHPVTLKLTMADGSYTDFQFFQVVLNPSYATHDINNVVTTLSNRGNIGFNDFDANTQGVGFVYGADNQLFEGGLLIGVSPTKLVDVVRNQGGLEDRDFAAPGAYSFKTPGVVSDQDGGTVFADSVAPLSNRVGVRVKMSSYAYNTDPDKDYVIVRYDIRNTSGNTLSNLYAGLFFDWDVHDPGDLDGSFYAHNRTSYDALRSLGYAWYDTTGPTVYCGAQALDGAGGYIGLVRDSVTGTRAEKWSWLSGGVRLTNQVNDIHFVISSGPYTIGSGGVQTVGFALLGGVGLPALQAHADAALQKWVYIKSLQGARPKLAIAVHQNPLLSRFGDIYVTSDVPLSGPPGLVVSGGTPPPDTVLLTLSSQNVYKGPYQFRASGTFSITASAAGIDGLDTVATRAFSVLLLKRGVAGSVADPGGNALLDIPAGALDEDTYFTVIPDEGKSQGAALIGSVYNFGPGRNFSTPLSLTLKYPRTAVKPGNERYLHIYRESAGEWTPLPGRIDPGKATVTATVGSLGRFALGYDEHAPLEGIPSSYMLAQNYPNPFNPQTTIRFGLPEAGAVRLRVFDPVGREVNRLVDEEREAGFFEIVWDGAGAGGRPVASGIYFYSLEVFQSGVLKFSKTEKMAIIR